In one Lolium rigidum isolate FL_2022 chromosome 3, APGP_CSIRO_Lrig_0.1, whole genome shotgun sequence genomic region, the following are encoded:
- the LOC124699839 gene encoding dof zinc finger protein DOF3.1-like, with protein sequence MEAPLHQLPPMQHAMLAHPPSCKHDAAATMAATDMACLQQHQHQQQQQMIPPTVPSPNTPSGAREQCPRCASHDTKFCYYNNYNTSQPRHFCRACRRYWTLGGSLRNVPIGGSTRKRLRPAPQQAFRRPAVHFGAPPPPPMPAPQPQPQQPHSHQSQQQQGGILGSLFALGGAPLLEGRVGFDLGLGLPGLGQVEFGLHSLGLRGGGHAAAGTSSAPLLWPAGLLENGSMDAWKMSGGGAGAMSMWAPEFSSAPTAAQVGGVMFHGGAQIM encoded by the coding sequence ATGGAAGCTCCCCTGCACCAGCTGCCACCCATGCAACACGCCATGCTCGCCCATCCTCCCAGCTGCAAGCACGACGccgcggcgaccatggcggcgacggACATGGCGTGCCTCCAAcagcaccagcaccagcagcagcagcagatgatcCCGCCGACGGTGCCGAGCCCGAACACTCCGTCGGGAGCGCGAGAGCAGTGCCCGCGGTGCGCGTCCCACGACACCAAGTTCTGctactacaacaactacaacacgTCGCAGCCGCGCCACTTCTGCCGCGCCTGCCGCCGCTACTGGACGCTCGGGGGCTCCCTCCGCAACGTTCCCATCGGCGGCTCCACCCGGAAGCGCCTGCGCCCGGCGCCGCAGCAGGCGTTCCGCCGCCCGGCCGTCCACTTCGgcgcgcctcctccgccgccgatgccggcgccacagccgcagccgcagcagcCCCACTCTCACCAGTCCCAGCAGCAGCAAGGTGGCATTCTCGGCTCGCTCTTCGCGCTCGGCGGGGCGCCGCTCCTCGAGGGCCGCGTCGGGTTCGACCTCGGTCTAGGCCTGCCAGGGCTGGGCCAGGTGGAGTTCGGACTGCACTCCCTCGGCCTCAGGGGCGGCGGCCATGCGGCAGCTGGGACGTCGTCGGCACCGCTGCTCTGGCCAGCCGGGCTCCTGGAGAACGGAAGCATGGACGCGTGGAAGATGTCCGGCGGCGGGGCGGGTGCCATGTCCATGTGGGCGCCGGAGTTCTCTTCCGCGCCGACGGCGGCACAGGTCGGCGGCGTGATGTTTCACGGCGGGGCCCAGATAATGTGA